One segment of Trichlorobacter ammonificans DNA contains the following:
- a CDS encoding EAL and HDOD domain-containing protein — protein sequence MSHLKEQRFFIGRQPILNRKKELYGYELLFRAASHHQSAQFESQAQASASVIATALSDFGFQEILGDKYGFLNITSNVLHSEMLELLPIEQSVLEILENIELDDTVRDRCSELKAQGFMIALDDHVYNPDHSPFYKMVDIIKVDIMATDPDELPRIAADLRKFPVQLLAERVETVEEFEKCVEYGFELFQGYFFERPVVLDQRRIDPSGIAMMKLLQQLNEDWDINEIEETFRENPSLTFNLLKLVNSVMIGMREKIKNLRHAIMILGINHLRRWVQLALYAGKDNQGLNSPLLEMAAVRGRLMELLMMQRTGHDRTSDLVESAFLTGVLSLLDALYETSMEHIVESLNLSDDVAAALLRREGTLGILLHLAERLEKTDFSAVQLVLDTTGITFDQLLAAQLDAFSWRSGINRDREEDEAE from the coding sequence ATGAGCCACCTCAAGGAACAGAGGTTCTTCATCGGCCGACAGCCGATCCTGAACCGGAAAAAAGAGCTGTACGGCTATGAGTTGCTCTTCCGGGCCGCGAGTCACCACCAGTCGGCCCAGTTTGAAAGCCAGGCTCAGGCGTCGGCCTCGGTCATCGCCACCGCCCTTTCCGACTTCGGTTTCCAGGAGATATTGGGCGACAAGTACGGTTTTCTGAATATCACCTCAAACGTGTTGCATTCGGAAATGCTGGAGTTGCTGCCCATCGAGCAATCCGTTCTTGAGATTCTCGAGAACATCGAGCTGGACGACACCGTCAGGGATCGCTGCAGCGAGCTGAAGGCTCAGGGATTCATGATCGCCCTCGACGATCATGTCTATAATCCGGATCATTCCCCGTTCTATAAGATGGTGGACATCATCAAGGTGGACATCATGGCCACCGATCCCGACGAACTCCCTCGCATTGCCGCCGACTTGCGCAAGTTTCCGGTGCAATTGCTGGCTGAACGGGTGGAAACCGTGGAAGAGTTCGAAAAGTGCGTCGAATACGGCTTCGAGCTGTTCCAGGGCTACTTCTTTGAACGGCCGGTGGTATTGGACCAGCGCCGCATCGATCCCTCCGGTATCGCCATGATGAAACTGCTGCAGCAGTTGAATGAGGACTGGGACATCAACGAGATCGAGGAAACGTTCCGGGAAAATCCCAGCCTGACCTTCAACCTGCTGAAACTGGTCAACTCGGTCATGATCGGCATGCGGGAAAAGATCAAGAACCTGCGTCATGCCATCATGATTCTGGGGATCAACCACCTGCGGCGCTGGGTGCAGCTGGCGCTGTATGCCGGCAAGGACAACCAGGGGTTGAATTCACCGCTGCTGGAAATGGCCGCGGTACGGGGACGACTGATGGAGCTGCTGATGATGCAGCGTACCGGCCATGACCGCACCAGTGACCTGGTGGAGTCGGCCTTTCTCACCGGTGTGCTTTCGCTCCTGGACGCTCTCTATGAAACCTCCATGGAACATATCGTCGAGAGCCTGAACTTAAGCGACGACGTCGCCGCTGCCCTGCTGCGGCGCGAGGGAACACTGGGCATCCTGCTTCACCTGGCCGAGCGGCTGGAAAAAACCGACTTCTCGGCGGTGCAGCTCGTTCTCGATACAACCGGCATTACCTTCGACCAACTGCTGGCCGCTCAGCTTGATGCCTTCAGTTGGCGGAGCGGCATCAACCGGGATCGGGAGGAAGACGAGGCGGAGTGA